A segment of the Vibrio sp. YMD68 genome:
GAACGACGTGCAGATGACGCGACGCGTGAAGTCAATGACTGGCTTAAGTGTGAATACATGCAAGACCATGTTGGCGAGGAAATGGATGGCGTTATCGCCAATGTCACCGGCTTTGGATTCTTTGTTCGCTTAACCGAGTTACACATTGATGGGTTAGTTCATATCTCATCACTTGCCAACGACTATTACCAGTTTGATCCTATGGGGCAGCGCCTGGTAGGTGAAAGTGGTGGAATGACCTATCGGTTAGGTGATTCAGTCAAAGTCACGGTGAAAGCCGTCAACCTAGACAGCCGCCAAATTGATTTTGAACTGGTTGGAACCGAGCGAAAAGTTCGCGGAAAAGGCAAGACAACCAAGAAGCGTGCAGCGGAAGCACAAGAAAAAGCCAAAAATAAACGACGCGCGTCAACAAAAGGGCGGACAGACAGAAGTAAAGGTTCTGCTGCTAAACCTCTGGTTGAACCGACTAAGCGACCTGATGGCAGTCATGAAGATAAGCCGAAAAAAGGCGCAAGTAAGAAAAAAGCCTCGAAAGGCCGTAAAAAGAAACCACGTACAAGCCCTAGCAAACCTAGTGCAAAGCAGTAATGACTGGATTATAGAATGAGTAACGAATTTATTTATGGCATTCACGCTGTGAAAGCGGTGCTAGAAAAAGACCCTGCAAGGCTAATAGAAGCGTATGTACTAAAGGGGCGTCAGGATGATCGTGTCATGCCTTTACTACAAGAGCTGCAAGTGTGTGGTGTTTCGATTCAGCAAATGGGCCGTAAAGCGCTGGATGACAAAGCACAAGGTGCGAATCATCAAGGGCTAATCGCAAAAGTGAAAGCCGCAAAGCCGCTCAATGAAAATGACCTTGAAGCCATATTGGAACAACAAGATCAACCTTTGCTGTTGGTTCTCGATGGTGTGACGGATCCGCATAATCTAGGTGCTTGCTTAAGGAATGCGGATGCGGCTGGTGTTGCTGCGGTTATTGTGCCGAAAGACCGTTCATCACCATTAACTGCAACGGTGAGTAAAGTGGCTTGTGGTGCTGCTGAAACTGTACCGCTAGTAAGAGTGACCAACCTGGCTCGTACCATGCGTGCACTGCAAGAAAAAGGTGTATGGTTTGTGGGAACGGCAGGCGAAGCGACGCACAATATCTATCAGGCTAAGCTATCTTCTGGTCCATTAGCGATCGTGATGGGAGCCGAAGGTGACGGCATGCGCCGACTGACTCGTGAAACCTGTGATGATTTGATAAAAATCCCGATGGCAGGCAGCGTATCAAGCCTGAATGTATCGGTAGCTTCTGGCATTTGCTTGTTTGAAGCCGTCCGTCAGCGCTTAGCGTAAATTCGGATAAAAGATGATGAAGAGAGGATGAACAGAGGTAGGGAAAAGGAATAAGAGATGAGGATGAACAAAGGTAGCTTGCCCTGTTTGTATCTTATACGTTCGTCTTTTTGCCATCTTTGTTTAACCTCTTATCCTCCTATTTTATTCTTTCCTTCATCCTATTTCCTTCCTTGTTATAACGCCCTTCCGATTAATATTCAAACAACCCTTGCATGTGAAACTGTGATCTGTATAATGCACCGCACTGGTTAAGCCAGTTGTGAACCAATGAGCATCGAGGAGCTAACTTTTCGTCAGATAAGTTAGGTAATGTAAACTCAGCTTATGTTCGCGGTTAATACAATTATCTATTTATCTTTCGAGATAACTATACTAAAGGTGACTTTAGCCATAGGGATAGCTAATCGAAAATTAACTGACAATGCGTCCTAATCTTGGATGCTACGGTTTCACATAAATCAATCGGCATTCTCTCGTATTAACGAGTTTGAGTGGCGATATTGTTTGTGTAATATTTAATTATTGGAGCTCTGTCTCATGCAGAACCAACGCATTCGAATCCGCCTTAAAGCATTTGATTACAAGCTAATCGATGCTTCTACTGCGGAAATCGTAGAAACAGCAAAGCGTACCGGCGCACAGGTTCGTGGTCCTATTCCACTACCTACTCGTAAAGAGCGTTTCACTGTTCTTATCTCTCCACACGTCAACAAAGATGCACGTGACCAGTACGAAATTCGTACTCACAAGCGTTTGATCGACATCGTTGAGCCAACAGATAAAACTGTTGACGCTCTTATGCGTTTAGATCTTGCTGCAGGCGTTGATGTACAAATCAGCCTAGGTTAAGGGAGATTAGAATAATGATTGGTCTAGTCGGACGTAAAGTGGGTATGACCCGCGTATTTACCGAAGAAGGCGTTTCTATCCCAGTAACTGTTGTTGAGGTTGAAGCTAACCGTGTTTCTCAAGTACGTACTATTGAGAACGACGGCTACGCAGCAATCCAAGTAACTGCTGGTACTAAGAAAGCTAACCGTGTATCTAAGCCAGAAGCTGGTCACTTTGCGAAAGCAGGTGTTGAAGCTGGTCGCGGTCTTTGGGAATTCCGTTTAGAAAACGGAGAAGAGTTTGAAGTTGGCGCTGAGCTAAACGTAGAACTATTCAATGAAATTAAGAAAGTAGACGTTACTGGTACATCTAAAGGTAAAGGCTTCCAAGGCGCTATCAAGCGTTGGAATTTCTCTACTCAAGATATGACTCACGGTAACTCTTTGTCTCACCGTGCACCGGGTTCAATTGGCCAATGTCAAACTCCAGGTCGCGTATTCAAAGGCAAAAAAATGGCAGGTCACATGGGTGCTGAGCGTGTAACGACTCAAAACCTAGAGATCGTACGTGTTGACGCTGAGCGCAATCTTCTCCTTATTAAAGGTGCAGTACCGGGCTCAACAGGTGGCAACGTGATCGTAAAACCAGCTATTAAAGCATAACGTCTAGGAGTAAGTAATGGAATTGATGGTTAAAGGTGCTGATGCACTAACTGTTTCCGAAACTACTTTCGGACGTGAGTTCAACGAAGCCCTTGTTCACCAAGTAGTTGTTGCATTTGCAGCAGGTGCTCGTCAAGGTACTCGTGCTCAAAAGACGCGTTCAGAAGTTTCTGGCGGTGGCGCTAAGCCATGGCGTCAAAAAGGTACTGGCCGTGCACGTGCTGGTACAATTCGTAGCCCAATCTGGCGTACAGGTGGTGTTACTTTTGCTGCGAAACCACAAGATCACAGCCAAAAAGTTAACAAGAAAATGTACCGCGGTGCTATGAAAAGCATTCTTTCTGAGCTTGTTCGTCAAGAGCGTTTAATCGTTGTTGATAACTTCTCAGTAGAAGCACCAAAAACAAAAGAACTTGTAGCTAAACTTAATGAACTTGAGTTAAGTGATGTTCTAATTGTGACTGCCGAAGTAGATGAGAATCTATTCTTAGCTGCTCGTAACCTGTACAAAGTTGATGCACGTGATGTTGCTGGTATTGATCCTGCAAGTCTAATCGCATTCGACAAGGTTCTAATAACTGCTGAAGCAGTTAAGCAAGTTGAGGAGCTTCTAGCATGATCACTGAAGAGCGTCTACTAAAAGTTCTACGTGCTCCACATATCTCTGAAAAAGCAACTATGGCTGCTGAGAAAGCGAACACTATCGTTTTCAAAGTATCTATCGATGCAACTAAGAAAGAGATCAAAGCAGCTGTAGAGAAGCTATTTGAAGTTGAAGTTAAGTCTGTAAATACTCTTATTACTAAGGGTAAGACCAAACGTCAAGGTCTACGCCAAGGTCGCCGCAGCGACGTTAAGAAAGCGTACGTTACCTTGAACGAAGGTCAAGATCTTGACTTCGTTGGCGGTGCTGAGTAACAGGAGTAGTTAAAAATGGCTATTGTTAAATGTAAGCCGACTTCCCCTGGTCGTCGTCACGTTGTTAAAGTTGTTAACGCTGACCTACACAAGGGTAAGCCATACGCACCACTTCTAGAGAAAAACTCTAAGAATGGTGGTCGTAATAACAACGGTCGTATTACAGTACGTCACATCGGTGGTGGTCATAAGCACCATTACCGTCTAGTTGACTTCAAACGTACTAAAGACGGTATCCCAGCGAAAGTTGAGCGTCTAGAATACGATCCAAACCGTAGCGCTAACATCGCTCTAGTTCTGTACGCAGACGGTGAGCGTCGTTACATTATCGCACCTAAAGGTGTTAACGCAGGTGA
Coding sequences within it:
- the rlmB gene encoding 23S rRNA (guanosine(2251)-2'-O)-methyltransferase RlmB; protein product: MSNEFIYGIHAVKAVLEKDPARLIEAYVLKGRQDDRVMPLLQELQVCGVSIQQMGRKALDDKAQGANHQGLIAKVKAAKPLNENDLEAILEQQDQPLLLVLDGVTDPHNLGACLRNADAAGVAAVIVPKDRSSPLTATVSKVACGAAETVPLVRVTNLARTMRALQEKGVWFVGTAGEATHNIYQAKLSSGPLAIVMGAEGDGMRRLTRETCDDLIKIPMAGSVSSLNVSVASGICLFEAVRQRLA
- the rplD gene encoding 50S ribosomal protein L4, which codes for MELMVKGADALTVSETTFGREFNEALVHQVVVAFAAGARQGTRAQKTRSEVSGGGAKPWRQKGTGRARAGTIRSPIWRTGGVTFAAKPQDHSQKVNKKMYRGAMKSILSELVRQERLIVVDNFSVEAPKTKELVAKLNELELSDVLIVTAEVDENLFLAARNLYKVDARDVAGIDPASLIAFDKVLITAEAVKQVEELLA
- the rpsJ gene encoding 30S ribosomal protein S10 gives rise to the protein MQNQRIRIRLKAFDYKLIDASTAEIVETAKRTGAQVRGPIPLPTRKERFTVLISPHVNKDARDQYEIRTHKRLIDIVEPTDKTVDALMRLDLAAGVDVQISLG
- the rplC gene encoding 50S ribosomal protein L3, whose amino-acid sequence is MIGLVGRKVGMTRVFTEEGVSIPVTVVEVEANRVSQVRTIENDGYAAIQVTAGTKKANRVSKPEAGHFAKAGVEAGRGLWEFRLENGEEFEVGAELNVELFNEIKKVDVTGTSKGKGFQGAIKRWNFSTQDMTHGNSLSHRAPGSIGQCQTPGRVFKGKKMAGHMGAERVTTQNLEIVRVDAERNLLLIKGAVPGSTGGNVIVKPAIKA
- the rplW gene encoding 50S ribosomal protein L23 yields the protein MITEERLLKVLRAPHISEKATMAAEKANTIVFKVSIDATKKEIKAAVEKLFEVEVKSVNTLITKGKTKRQGLRQGRRSDVKKAYVTLNEGQDLDFVGGAE